Part of the Buchnera aphidicola (Mindarus keteleerifoliae) genome, CATGCTCTAATAACATTTATAATATCCCATCTAGAATTTCCATTCTTCCAACTCCATTCGTAAGGATCAATTAAATTTCTATAAAATATATTTCTTGTAATCTCATCATCAAAAGCTATGTTATTAAACCCAACTATACAAGAATTAGGTTGACTAAAAATATCGAATATTTTTTTCGAAAAAATGAACTCATTCATTCCTTTTAAATAAGTTTCTTTTGGAGTAATTCCTGTTATTAATAATGATTTCGGATCAGGAAAATAATCCATGGGAGGATAGCAGTAAAAAATTTCTGATTCATACAAATTATTAAGACTAAAATCTGTTCGAATATAGGCAAATTGACATGGCTTATCTAATGCAGGATTTGTTCCGAATGTTTCATAATCATAAAATAAAAAAGAAGTTGGATCTTTTCTTATTATATTCATAAATATTTTTCTTTAAAAAAAAATCTCTTATTATTTTTTTATTTTAAAGCTCTATTGTTTTATTTTTCTCCTCCGACTGGGCTCGAACCAGTGACATACGGATTAACAGTCCGCCGTTCTACCAACTGAACTACAGAGGAATTCACTTATTGTTACATTATTTTTTTTTTTTGTCAAAAATTTTGTATAAAAATATTTTTAAAATTAATTTTAAAAAACTTTGAATAATTAAAGATACTGTAATATACTACTGGTTCCAAATCTTTAAAATTAACAAAACCTGGCCCTTTAGCTCAGTGGTAGAGCACGCGACTCATAATCGCTTGGTCGCTGGTTCGAATCCAGCAAGGGCCAAAAAAATAAAGTTTTTAAACAACTTTAAAAAAACATTTCTTATATCTGAATACGTTTTATCATTTAAATTTTAAAAATTAAAAAAATAATACATTATCTTTAAAGACTATTAAAATCGATAAAATAAAAAAAATATATACTTTTATTATTTAAAATGTGCTTATTTAAAAAATAAAAATTTAATTATTTTAATCTAAAAAATACTATTTTATTTATAATAAATATTAAATAATTTATAAATAATTTCATTAAAAGATTTCTTTCGCGTAATTAAAACAAAAAATATTTTTTATGAGTAAAATTATTTATTTGTAAATAATTAAATATTTATTTTTAATATCTTAAATTTTAAAAATTAACGATGTTAAGTTACATAAATTTTTTATTAAAAAAATATAAAATTTTTATCGATTATTTTTCATATATATTTTAAAAAAATCAAAACTCTTATCTTTGTCCAGTATGTCCAAAACCTTTATTCCCTCTTTTAGTAACATTGCTAAATTTATTTACTACTTTTAATTTTATTCTTTTAATTGGAAAAAAAACTAATTGAGCAATTCTCATTCCAGGAAATACAATAAAAGATCTTTTACTTCTATTCCATAACGAAACCATTAATTCTCCTTGATAATCTGAATCTAACAGACCAACAGAATTTCCTAAAACTAAACCATATTTATGTCCTAATCCTGATCTAGGCAAAATGCACCCTGCTATTGTACTATCTTGAATATATAAAGCTATTCCTGTAGGAGATAAAATATTCTCGTCAGGCAACAAAATTTTTTCTTCCTTTAAAGAAGATCGTATATCTAATCCTGCTGAACCTTTTGTTGCATATTTTGGAATAGGAATTGTTTTTCCAATTCTAGAATCTAAAATAATGAAACTAATTTTTTTCATAAAAATATTTTTTTTGTTTTAAATAATTTATTTAATTTTTCAAAAGTTTGAAAAAATTTAACTTTTTATATTTTTGTACTTTTTAAAAATAAAAAATATTATAGAATTAAATATTTTGTATATATATATTTCTATACTGATTTCACATATTTTTATTTAAAAAAAAACATTTAATAAATACCTTTTCTAGATAATCTTAATTTATAATTTATTAAAAACAGTGACAATAAATCCCGGATTATATAAAGAATTGTTTTTCAAAGAATAAACCAAAGGTTTTTTATTCCATGTCATTACTTTAGCGCCAGCTGAAACTGAAATTATATGCCCAGCAGCAGTATCCCAAATTCCAGTTCTACCAAACCTCGGATAAATTTGTGCTTTTCCTTCTGCAATTAAACAAAATTTTAAAGAAGAACCAACTTTTTTTATTTTAAATTTTTTTTTATCGATTAAATATTTTTCTAATTCTTTATCAGAATGTGATCGACTTACTACTATTTTATTTAGTTCAGAAAAATTCGAAAATTTAGCTTTAATGACACTTTTATTTCCATTTTTTTCTTTCCAAGCAATATTATTACAACTATAATATAAAATCTTATTAAAAGGTAAAAAAATTGCTCCAAATATTGGTTTTTCATTTTTAATTAAAGCAATATTGATCGTGAATTCTTTTTTTTGACTTAAAAATTCCTTAGTACCATCTAATGGATCAATTAACCAATATTTTTTAACATTTTGACATTTTCTATAATTTAATAACATTTCTTCAGATAAACAAGGTATTTCGGGGGTAATTTTTTTTAATTTCTGTAGTAGTAAATTACTAACTAATGTATCTACATTTGTAACTGGAGATTGATCTTTTTTATATTCAATTAAAATTTTCTCTTTTCGATCATAAAAATTCATTACAATCTCTCCAGCATAAAATAACGTTTTAAATATTTCAGAAAACATATTTCGTCCAAAAAGTTTTTTTTATCAGAATTCGTTTTTTAAAAAACGTAAAAAATTACTTATTTTTTTTAAAATTATCTATTGAAAAAACATTTACTTTTAATTCCATAGAAATTTCTTTATGAGGTTTAAATATTACTGAATGTTGACCCAGAGTTTTAATAGAACCTTTTGGTAACTGAATTTCTTTTTTATTCACTTCTAAACCTAAAGAAAATAATTTTTTTGATATATCTCTAGCTGTTACAGAACCGAAAACTTTCCCTTCTAAACTAGCTTTACAAAAAATATCTAATGATCCTATTTTTTGTATTTTCTTTCCTCGTAATTTAGCCAATTCCAATTTTTTTTCTATTTTCTTTTGCAATACCATTTTAGATATTTTATATTTTTCAATATTTTCTTTAGTAGCTAATATTACTTTTTCATTCGGAATCAAAAAATTTCTTGCATATCCTGATTTTACCTTTACTATTTCACCAACGTTTCCTAAGTTTTCCAATTTTGATAAAATAATGACTTTCATAAAGAATATCCTTTCCACTTTTTGTAATTATTGTTATTGATGTTGATCCGTATAAGGTAACAATGCCAGATATCTAGCCATTTTAATTGCTCTTGATAATTTTCTTTGATATTTTGCTTTAGTACCCGTAATCCTACTAGGAACAATTTTTCCACTTTCTGTTATATAATTTTTTAACAAAGCAACATCTTTATAATCAATTTCTTTTATTCCTTCTGCAGTAAATCTGCAAAATTTTCGACGACGAAAATAACGAGCCATTAATACCTCTATTTTTTTTAAAAACTACTAATAATTATACATCAACCTAATAACTTATTATACTTTTAATAGGATTTAATTTTTTAAAAAAAATACCAAAAAATCAATCATTATTTTGTTAGTTAAATTAGTAATTTACAACATCGTTTTTTTGATATTTTCATTTTTTTCTTTTATTTCATCATTTAACTTCATCATAGGTGATGGAGTAGTCACTATATTTTTTATAGCAATTATTATATTGCGTATTATTAAATCACTAAATCTAAAACTTGTTTCAATTTTAGAAATAATTTCAGGTTTTACTTCTATATTCATCAAAACATAATGTGCTTTATGTAATTTATTTATAGCATATGCTAATTGTTTTCTTCCCCAATCTTCTAATCGATGTATTTTACCCTTGTTATTTTTAATTAAAGTAATATAATTATTAATTATATTTTTGGCTCGATCGCTATGATCCGGATGAATCATAAAAATGATCTCATAATATCTCATCAAATAATCCTTATCAAAAATTTATGTAATTAGTTACTTACGCTTAATTTACATTTAAGAATGTTTATTTAAACAATTTTAAAAGCTAAAATTTATTAATAATCATGATACTATATCAAACCGAATTCGTCTATCTTCAGAATCAACTGCTAATATTTTAACCTTTAATTGATCACCTATTTTATAAATTTTTTTTGTATTTTTTCCTATCATTTGCTTTTTTTCGCCATTATAAAAATAACTTTCATGTGACAAATCTTTTAAATAAACAAACCCATCTATAAATAAGTCCCTTAAATGAATAGATATCTTATCTTTAAAAAGATTATAAATTATAGCTACAAAAGAATCTTTAATTTTGTCCTTTACAAATTCACATTTCATCCATTCCAAAATATCTCTAGATACAAATTCAGCTCGTCTTTCTGTCATAGAACAATGATTTCCTATACTTTCTATATTTTTTATTTCTAAAAAACTATCTTTTTTTCTAGAAATCAAATTTTTAATAATTCTATGTATTAACAAATCAGAATATCTTCTAATAGGAGATGTAAAATGAACATACTCTGAAAGAGCTAATCCAAAGTGCCCTATATTAATCGAACTGTATTTCGCCTGTTTCATGGATTGAAGAAAAAATGTTTGTATCATTTCTTTATCAGAATGATTTTTAATAAATTTTAAAAAATTTATGTAATCATCATGTATAAGAAATTCATTTTTAATTGATTTTAATCCTAATAGTTCTAATGTTCTTTGAAATTTAAATATTTTATCTTTATTTGGCTTATCATGAACTCGGTATAAAGCATTTTTACTATTTTTTATAATAAAAAATGCAGAAACAACATTTGCTGTTAACATACTTAATTCAATTAATTTATGAGCTTTATTTCTTGTAAAAGAACTAATTTTTTTTATCTGAAAGTAATCATTTAAAATGAATTTAGGTTCTGTTCGATTCAAAAATAAACTTTTTCTAAATAATTTCAATTTTTTTAAAACATCATAAAAACTAAAAAAATTTAAAAGATGTTTTAAAATGTATTTATATTTTTTAAGTAAAGATTTTTTACCTATCCAAATATCGTTTAATTCAATGTAAGTTAATCTAGCAACTGATTTAATCTTAGCTTCATAATGTTTATAAGAAATTAGTTTTCCATCTTCAGAAATTGTAATTTCACAAATTAAAACAAGTTTTTTTTTATTTGGTAATAAAGAACACAAATTTTCAGAAATTTCTTTAGGAAACATTGGTATAACTTCATTAGTTGGAATATAAATTGAATTGCCTCGATTAAATGCTTCTCTATCTAGAAAAGTATTTTCT contains:
- the rpsF gene encoding 30S ribosomal protein S6 produces the protein MRYYEIIFMIHPDHSDRAKNIINNYITLIKNNKGKIHRLEDWGRKQLAYAINKLHKAHYVLMNIEVKPEIISKIETSFRFSDLIIRNIIIAIKNIVTTPSPMMKLNDEIKEKNENIKKTML
- the dut gene encoding dUTP diphosphatase; this encodes MKKISFIILDSRIGKTIPIPKYATKGSAGLDIRSSLKEEKILLPDENILSPTGIALYIQDSTIAGCILPRSGLGHKYGLVLGNSVGLLDSDYQGELMVSLWNRSKRSFIVFPGMRIAQLVFFPIKRIKLKVVNKFSNVTKRGNKGFGHTGQR
- the rplI gene encoding 50S ribosomal protein L9, giving the protein MKVIILSKLENLGNVGEIVKVKSGYARNFLIPNEKVILATKENIEKYKISKMVLQKKIEKKLELAKLRGKKIQKIGSLDIFCKASLEGKVFGSVTARDISKKLFSLGLEVNKKEIQLPKGSIKTLGQHSVIFKPHKEISMELKVNVFSIDNFKKNK
- the cysQ gene encoding 3'(2'),5'-bisphosphate nucleotidase CysQ, with amino-acid sequence MFSEIFKTLFYAGEIVMNFYDRKEKILIEYKKDQSPVTNVDTLVSNLLLQKLKKITPEIPCLSEEMLLNYRKCQNVKKYWLIDPLDGTKEFLSQKKEFTINIALIKNEKPIFGAIFLPFNKILYYSCNNIAWKEKNGNKSVIKAKFSNFSELNKIVVSRSHSDKELEKYLIDKKKFKIKKVGSSLKFCLIAEGKAQIYPRFGRTGIWDTAAGHIISVSAGAKVMTWNKKPLVYSLKNNSLYNPGFIVTVFNKL
- the rnr gene encoding ribonuclease R, translating into MLKLVKGEIIGNRNGYGFLKTSLFEKDIWISENQMKEYIHGDVVLARLINISWNKNNKIKIIKLLKPNKQNIIGKYHVRENLDFVLPYDNKFSFKIYVAKNKKNNNLSNSMVLIRLIQRPKKNKKAIGKIVQILGRNINVFLIKKIVLKIHNIPNLWSNKIKSELNLLKKKEIAKKNNGYKDMTHLPLVTVDEENAKDFDDAIFCEKNKNSEWVLYVAIADVSSYVKENTFLDREAFNRGNSIYIPTNEVIPMFPKEISENLCSLLPNKKKLVLICEITISEDGKLISYKHYEAKIKSVARLTYIELNDIWIGKKSLLKKYKYILKHLLNFFSFYDVLKKLKLFRKSLFLNRTEPKFILNDYFQIKKISSFTRNKAHKLIELSMLTANVVSAFFIIKNSKNALYRVHDKPNKDKIFKFQRTLELLGLKSIKNEFLIHDDYINFLKFIKNHSDKEMIQTFFLQSMKQAKYSSINIGHFGLALSEYVHFTSPIRRYSDLLIHRIIKNLISRKKDSFLEIKNIESIGNHCSMTERRAEFVSRDILEWMKCEFVKDKIKDSFVAIIYNLFKDKISIHLRDLFIDGFVYLKDLSHESYFYNGEKKQMIGKNTKKIYKIGDQLKVKILAVDSEDRRIRFDIVS
- the rpsR gene encoding 30S ribosomal protein S18; this encodes MARYFRRRKFCRFTAEGIKEIDYKDVALLKNYITESGKIVPSRITGTKAKYQRKLSRAIKMARYLALLPYTDQHQ